A single window of Granulicella mallensis MP5ACTX8 DNA harbors:
- a CDS encoding SDR family oxidoreductase, translating into MKYVIVITGASSGMGQLTAHALAKAGHTVYATMRDTAGRNKPQVEAAAKFAADHKVDLRTIELDVLNQESVDTAIQKIIADNGRIDVLIHNAGHMVFGPAEAFLPEQLAELYDVNVLSTHRVNRAALPQLRKQKQGLVIWVSSSSSAGGTPPYLAPYFAAKAGMDAMAVVMSRELTLWGIETSIIVPGAFTSGTNHFAHSGRPADKEREAEYENGPYKGFSERVMNGFASIVPPDADAAAVGEAIVNVVNAPFGKRPYRVHVDPTSDGAEVTNMVLDRVRAELLRRIGLDDVLTPAKLV; encoded by the coding sequence ATGAAGTACGTAATCGTCATCACCGGGGCATCGAGCGGCATGGGCCAACTCACAGCACATGCCCTCGCCAAAGCAGGCCACACCGTCTACGCCACTATGAGGGATACAGCGGGTCGTAACAAGCCACAGGTGGAGGCAGCCGCGAAGTTCGCCGCAGACCACAAGGTGGATCTCCGCACCATTGAACTGGATGTACTCAATCAAGAGTCCGTCGACACCGCCATTCAGAAGATTATTGCTGACAATGGTCGCATCGACGTCCTCATTCACAATGCTGGACACATGGTATTTGGGCCTGCTGAGGCGTTTCTTCCGGAACAGCTCGCAGAACTCTACGACGTGAACGTGCTGAGCACTCACCGCGTGAACCGCGCTGCTCTGCCGCAGTTACGGAAGCAGAAGCAAGGCCTCGTAATCTGGGTCAGCAGCAGTAGCTCTGCGGGTGGCACGCCGCCTTATCTGGCTCCGTATTTCGCGGCGAAGGCCGGTATGGATGCGATGGCAGTCGTTATGTCCCGTGAGCTAACGCTGTGGGGCATCGAAACGTCGATCATCGTTCCCGGCGCGTTCACGAGTGGAACCAATCATTTCGCTCATTCAGGTCGTCCCGCCGACAAGGAGCGCGAAGCTGAGTATGAAAACGGTCCATACAAGGGCTTCAGCGAACGTGTCATGAATGGTTTCGCATCCATCGTGCCTCCTGATGCAGACGCCGCGGCAGTTGGCGAAGCCATCGTGAACGTAGTCAATGCTCCTTTCGGAAAGCGTCCGTACCGAGTTCATGTCGATCCGACGAGCGACGGCGCTGAGGTTACAAACATGGTGCTCGACCGCGTCCGTGCGGAGTTGCTGCGCCGGATTGGCCTCGACGATGTACTTACGCCCGCGAAGCTTGTCTAA
- a CDS encoding alginate export family protein, giving the protein MRLREGETYLTIGGDVREVYESYDHQYWGDGPQGQGGWLVHHYLFHGDLHVNPSLRVFGELQAAFENGRNGGPRPYDQDKLDIHQAFIDINCCGSQQKITLRAGRQELYYGSGRLVDARFGLNTRISFDGLKVIIPSKSSNTEVFATRPTLLRPGIFDDSPDSQKWFWGIYNTTAVKPSVSLDLYYLGYKAASQTFAAGTGEFQSNTIGGRWAGKTGNRDFDEEANVQVGTFKNSDIRAWSAALYNGYTFEHVRETPRISLRSDVTSGDSDPNDRHLGSFFPIYARGKYFGEADLNGPVNTIDIIPALDLHPRSDLLVNLSYGAFWRESIHDGIYGFAGNLYKPGNESRARMIGQQAEIDFNYFIMPHTLMRVIYQHFFPGRFLKETPPGQDVNYVTVWFDYHF; this is encoded by the coding sequence ATGCGGCTTCGTGAGGGGGAAACCTATCTAACTATCGGCGGAGATGTACGTGAAGTCTACGAATCGTACGACCATCAGTATTGGGGGGACGGCCCGCAGGGACAGGGAGGGTGGTTGGTACATCATTATCTCTTTCACGGCGACCTGCACGTCAATCCATCTCTGCGAGTTTTTGGCGAACTACAAGCAGCCTTCGAGAATGGAAGAAATGGAGGACCGCGACCGTATGACCAAGACAAATTGGACATACACCAGGCATTTATCGACATCAACTGTTGTGGTTCGCAGCAAAAGATCACTCTCAGGGCAGGTCGCCAAGAGTTGTACTACGGCTCAGGCCGTCTCGTAGACGCACGCTTTGGGCTTAATACTCGCATCAGCTTCGACGGGTTGAAGGTCATCATCCCGTCCAAGAGCTCAAATACAGAGGTCTTTGCCACGAGGCCGACGCTGCTTCGACCTGGAATCTTCGATGATTCGCCAGACTCGCAGAAGTGGTTTTGGGGCATCTACAACACTACCGCTGTGAAGCCATCGGTTTCGCTTGACCTCTACTATCTGGGCTACAAAGCGGCTTCGCAGACCTTTGCCGCCGGCACTGGAGAGTTTCAATCAAACACTATCGGCGGACGTTGGGCTGGAAAGACTGGCAATCGCGATTTCGATGAGGAAGCCAATGTCCAGGTCGGAACATTCAAAAACAGCGACATTCGTGCCTGGTCGGCGGCGCTATACAATGGCTACACCTTTGAACACGTACGTGAAACACCACGCATCAGCTTGCGATCTGACGTGACAAGCGGTGATAGCGATCCAAACGACCGGCATCTCGGTAGCTTTTTCCCCATCTATGCGCGAGGGAAGTATTTCGGAGAGGCCGATCTCAACGGCCCTGTCAATACAATTGACATTATTCCAGCTCTGGATCTCCATCCTCGTTCCGACCTCTTGGTCAACCTCAGCTACGGGGCGTTCTGGCGCGAGAGCATTCACGATGGAATTTATGGCTTCGCCGGCAATCTTTATAAGCCTGGCAACGAGAGCCGAGCGCGAATGATCGGCCAGCAAGCCGAAATCGACTTCAACTACTTCATCATGCCGCATACGTTGATGAGGGTGATTTACCAACACTTTTTCCCCGGACGGTTCTTGAAGGAAACGCCACCTGGGCAGGATGTAAATTACGTCACGGTTTGGTTTGACTATCACTTCTAA
- a CDS encoding nuclear transport factor 2-like protein gives MTEKLTHPIVKAAIDALQAGDSEAWKELFDPNAVLLDDGHPRDLERFSDEAVGHEKFSSIDTVRDGGLKIEGEFQSDVWGRFRTYFYFTISDEGKIAKLEIGQA, from the coding sequence ATGACAGAAAAGTTAACTCACCCAATCGTAAAAGCGGCCATTGATGCGTTGCAGGCGGGAGACAGTGAAGCATGGAAGGAGTTGTTTGATCCTAATGCCGTTCTTCTTGATGATGGCCATCCCCGCGATCTCGAGCGATTCTCAGATGAAGCGGTAGGCCATGAAAAATTCTCTAGCATCGACACCGTAAGAGACGGTGGATTGAAGATTGAAGGCGAATTCCAATCGGACGTGTGGGGGCGCTTTCGGACATACTTCTACTTCACGATCTCCGATGAAGGCAAGATCGCAAAACTTGAAATCGGCCAGGCATAG
- a CDS encoding tyrosine-type recombinase/integrase — MFSGKTSCRSGWFSAFRRTYSSLLAETGNDVKVVQELMRHSKISTTMEVYTQAGMTKNVPRSAGPSMRCLTVIRKLQEEGKQKEKLIAPLSLPRNP; from the coding sequence ATGTTTTCGGGGAAGACAAGTTGCCGATCCGGATGGTTCTCGGCGTTTCGGCGTACTTATAGTTCCTTACTGGCCGAAACTGGCAATGATGTGAAGGTGGTGCAGGAGTTAATGCGGCACTCAAAGATCAGCACGACGATGGAGGTCTACACGCAGGCTGGCATGACGAAAAACGTGCCGCGTAGCGCAGGGCCGTCGATGCGTTGTTTAACCGTGATTCGGAAGCTTCAAGAAGAGGGGAAACAGAAGGAAAAGCTAATTGCTCCCTTATCGCTCCCTCGGAATCCTTAA
- a CDS encoding SIR2 family NAD-dependent protein deacylase gives MDAPPKTVALSWGELLAKASKRMRVSLTKLKHEGSGYPDLASRLCEAHARKTKGKPSQSLLKLKRIICAETAWYPPEDKRLKFASYLEKVAPSWIITTNYDQILECLLPGASFSLGPSDTFTSRKGLIPIFHLHGIRTDPESLIISQEDYVALFRPNEYRQIRLALALKESTTCLLGYGLGDVNVLTALDWSSKVFQGKGQAYPREVIQVVRNTKSAQEDPYRLENGIVVVEVEDIADFFDEFVEAIPRWKKQRSRRKAKIKEVLNIFREAAPDDVTDFLEDGEWRRNILAALPKYEIEFVREFEVFLNKVVDQNRKLSSRNGAFREYAKGLNMSLDVLSTFECGKFPPALLAAIVRNMDRLARYIGEGVGNSYSASQLWAERKSELSKSMVAELRAIAGCHRHVSLEELISEL, from the coding sequence GTGGACGCTCCTCCAAAAACCGTCGCGTTGAGCTGGGGAGAGCTGCTCGCAAAAGCAAGCAAACGGATGAGGGTTTCCCTGACCAAACTGAAGCATGAGGGGAGCGGCTACCCGGATCTGGCCTCACGACTTTGTGAAGCTCACGCCAGAAAAACGAAGGGGAAACCTTCGCAGTCCCTGCTGAAATTGAAGCGCATCATCTGTGCAGAGACAGCGTGGTACCCACCAGAAGACAAGCGACTTAAATTCGCCAGCTACCTTGAGAAGGTTGCGCCGTCCTGGATCATCACGACGAACTACGACCAGATTCTCGAGTGCCTCTTGCCGGGCGCTTCCTTCTCGCTCGGGCCAAGTGACACCTTTACTAGTCGGAAGGGGCTCATTCCAATCTTCCATCTCCACGGCATCAGGACTGATCCTGAATCCCTCATCATTTCGCAAGAAGACTACGTGGCGCTCTTTCGACCGAACGAGTACCGCCAGATCCGGCTGGCACTTGCGTTGAAGGAGTCAACGACCTGCCTGCTCGGCTATGGTCTGGGAGATGTCAACGTGCTCACGGCACTCGACTGGTCCTCGAAAGTCTTCCAGGGAAAAGGGCAAGCCTACCCAAGGGAGGTCATTCAAGTCGTAAGAAACACAAAATCTGCCCAAGAAGATCCTTACCGTTTAGAGAATGGGATCGTCGTGGTCGAAGTAGAGGACATTGCCGACTTCTTCGATGAGTTCGTCGAGGCCATTCCGCGCTGGAAGAAACAACGCTCCAGGCGGAAGGCGAAGATCAAGGAGGTGCTGAATATCTTTCGGGAAGCCGCACCGGACGATGTCACCGACTTCCTTGAAGACGGTGAGTGGCGGCGAAATATTCTCGCTGCGCTGCCGAAGTATGAGATCGAGTTCGTCCGCGAGTTTGAAGTCTTCCTGAACAAAGTCGTCGACCAGAATCGGAAGTTGTCGAGCCGAAACGGCGCCTTCCGTGAATACGCGAAAGGCCTCAACATGAGCCTCGATGTATTGAGCACATTTGAGTGCGGCAAGTTTCCACCTGCCCTCCTTGCCGCAATCGTACGAAACATGGATCGGTTAGCCCGTTATATCGGAGAGGGAGTAGGGAATTCCTATTCTGCTTCGCAACTGTGGGCTGAACGAAAGAGTGAGTTGTCAAAAAGCATGGTGGCGGAGTTGCGGGCAATCGCTGGATGCCACCGTCACGTGTCACTGGAAGAGCTGATAAGCGAACTCTAA
- a CDS encoding HNH endonuclease family protein — MIAIHKGAAPPALVRVGELHARELCDAYDADPETYRATKPMPVRKSIYTSDAVKAELETLHHGKCCYCETVIPKPYADSQVEHWRPKSSSRQNLDGERMRPGYYWLAYSWDNLLLSCSFCNKIKNDLFPLAEPATRARSHGMRIEDERPSILKPDGDNDPGDHISFWSEVPVGITQLGRKTIEVLGLDSLKHGPRLTHLAKIREARNLAIDLMGSTDPKARHHAALFRTFVEEAVQPEKPYSAMVIDYLRANPLPDLLA; from the coding sequence GTGATCGCGATTCACAAGGGTGCAGCTCCGCCTGCCCTCGTTCGCGTCGGCGAGCTGCACGCCCGGGAGCTATGCGACGCATATGATGCAGATCCGGAAACTTATCGGGCGACGAAACCGATGCCGGTTCGTAAGTCGATTTATACCTCGGACGCTGTAAAAGCTGAGCTAGAGACCCTCCATCACGGCAAATGCTGCTACTGCGAGACCGTTATTCCCAAACCTTACGCCGATTCGCAAGTCGAGCATTGGCGGCCTAAGTCAAGCTCGCGTCAGAATCTTGACGGCGAAAGAATGCGTCCGGGGTACTACTGGTTGGCTTATAGCTGGGACAACCTGCTCCTAAGCTGTTCCTTCTGTAACAAGATTAAGAATGACCTATTCCCGCTCGCCGAACCGGCGACCCGCGCCAGAAGTCACGGGATGCGCATTGAAGACGAAAGGCCGTCGATTCTCAAACCTGATGGTGATAACGATCCAGGCGATCACATCTCATTCTGGAGCGAGGTACCGGTCGGGATTACTCAACTCGGGCGCAAGACGATCGAAGTGCTCGGCCTCGACAGTCTGAAGCACGGGCCGCGACTTACGCACCTGGCCAAGATCCGCGAAGCCCGGAACCTCGCGATCGACCTGATGGGCAGCACGGATCCGAAGGCTCGCCATCATGCAGCGCTCTTCCGTACATTTGTCGAGGAGGCGGTGCAGCCCGAGAAACCGTACAGCGCTATGGTTATCGATTATTTGAGGGCGAACCCTCTTCCGGACCTTCTAGCCTGA
- a CDS encoding AAA family ATPase, producing the protein MPTDTKAPDAMHFRSLCLENVRAFGRPQSLDLFDNDGNISRWNLILGENGVGKTTLLEALMVMRPVPASIEKSGAAGTPTLSIARISEFENREIMRFIRRGESNSTVMTAVLETADGATLEVRVEIKGSTNDLEDVRFPEAHYELRSDGPLVIRYVAGRHLGIRNLGRIADRDATDSPFSEVIELYDAEEILEKLDHAAKTHDDENDIEVRRFIKLKSVAASILPGLTAEDIEVRGPRLEGRDPDLSGVHVRTPSGVVPLEELSLGYRTMFALIVDLTWRLFNAFPDSLEPVNESAIVLIDEVDLHLHPRWQREIARRLMSQFQNIQFIATTHSPVTAQETLSEGGNVAVVRWENGEAHILNRPVPPGNWRFDQVLTDELFPGMASDRPQKVEPMLYERLELIRNSNRSVEQETRLRELDEFVASLPTARTPSEQSFEDLMVNLAKDFPSGVAR; encoded by the coding sequence ATGCCTACTGACACGAAAGCCCCCGATGCGATGCACTTTAGGTCGTTGTGTCTGGAGAATGTCCGCGCTTTCGGGAGACCCCAATCGCTCGACCTCTTCGACAATGATGGAAATATCAGCCGGTGGAACCTGATCCTTGGCGAGAATGGTGTCGGTAAGACGACGCTGCTCGAAGCGCTCATGGTCATGCGACCGGTTCCGGCATCAATCGAGAAATCAGGTGCCGCTGGGACTCCCACACTGTCAATCGCCAGGATCTCAGAGTTCGAGAATAGAGAAATTATGCGCTTCATTCGAAGGGGCGAAAGCAATTCGACCGTGATGACTGCGGTGCTTGAGACGGCTGACGGGGCAACTCTCGAAGTCAGAGTTGAGATTAAAGGAAGCACTAACGACCTGGAGGACGTCAGATTTCCGGAAGCCCACTATGAACTACGTTCGGACGGTCCCCTCGTTATCCGATATGTCGCTGGTCGTCATCTGGGTATCCGCAATCTCGGGCGGATCGCCGATCGCGACGCCACAGACTCGCCCTTCTCTGAGGTCATCGAACTTTACGACGCCGAGGAGATTTTAGAGAAGCTCGATCACGCCGCCAAGACTCATGATGACGAGAACGATATTGAGGTGAGGAGATTCATCAAGCTGAAATCTGTCGCTGCCTCGATTCTGCCGGGGCTGACGGCAGAGGACATCGAGGTCCGGGGACCGCGCCTTGAAGGTCGTGATCCAGATTTATCGGGAGTTCACGTCCGAACCCCTTCCGGCGTTGTGCCACTCGAAGAGCTTAGTTTGGGCTATCGAACCATGTTTGCTTTGATCGTAGACTTGACCTGGCGCCTTTTCAATGCATTCCCAGATAGTCTGGAACCCGTAAATGAGAGCGCGATAGTGCTCATCGACGAAGTCGATCTGCACCTTCATCCTCGCTGGCAGCGGGAGATTGCTCGCCGTCTCATGTCTCAGTTTCAAAATATCCAGTTCATCGCCACAACTCATAGCCCAGTTACCGCCCAGGAGACCCTATCCGAGGGCGGCAATGTGGCGGTCGTTCGCTGGGAGAACGGCGAAGCCCACATTCTCAACCGTCCCGTTCCGCCCGGTAACTGGCGTTTCGACCAAGTTCTGACAGACGAGCTTTTTCCTGGAATGGCATCAGACAGACCCCAAAAGGTCGAACCAATGCTTTACGAGCGTCTCGAACTCATCCGGAACTCTAATCGCTCAGTTGAACAAGAGACGCGGCTTCGAGAACTGGACGAATTTGTCGCATCCCTTCCTACAGCGCGCACGCCGAGCGAGCAAAGTTTTGAAGATCTGATGGTGAATCTCGCCAAAGACTTTCCGAGCGGAGTGGCCCGGTGA
- the yhhA gene encoding YhhA family cyclophane-containing RiPP (triceptide-type peptide natural product; maturases include a radical SAM/SPASM enzyme and a 2OG-Fe(II) oxygenase) → MSPNSSQTALSRDSAALRRLMEEVRCEDSNVSSASTAYNRQHNRHNR, encoded by the coding sequence ATGTCTCCGAATTCTTCACAGACCGCTCTTTCTCGTGACAGTGCTGCCCTCAGACGTCTCATGGAAGAAGTTCGCTGCGAGGATTCGAATGTTTCTTCAGCATCCACGGCCTATAATCGCCAACACAATCGCCACAACCGATAG